From Triticum aestivum cultivar Chinese Spring chromosome 7B, IWGSC CS RefSeq v2.1, whole genome shotgun sequence:
TAGATTTATCAGAAACAATTAAAACTGGCTTGGAACTAGCTGTACCTCTTTGCATGAAGGAGGTTGAGGAGCAGCACCTTTGTTGAGGAGTCTGACCCAGGTGAGGGTGGTGTCGACGTAGCTGACGAGAGGGAAAAGCTGGAGGTAGAACGTGATCTCACCCTGCACCTCGCGGAGCTCGTCGGCGTGGCGCGCCCCCATGAAGCACCGGTAGAGGTATCCGCTGCCCTGGCAGGACCTGACGAGCAGCAGCGCACGCCGGAGCGTCTCCTCGAGCTGCTCAATGGGGTTCCTCGTCTCCGGCTGCTGCATGAGCTGCGCGGCGTGGAGCTGGTGCAGCAGGTCTCCGATCATCTTGGCGCGGCGCGCGAGCTGCAGGCAGGTGGCTCTGTTCCTCCGGACCGTCTGCGCCGCATCGGCGATCATCTTGATGAGCCCGTAGGCGTCCACTCCTGCAAATTGCGCAACCATGGCAGCCTGACCAACTAGAGCCATTGCTTATCTTGGTTTGGTTccaagagaaggaggaggaggatgcgtTCACTCTGGGTCAGGGAGAGCAAGATCCAACTAGCTGCTCATAAAAAGGCCGCCCGCGAGATACGGTGTACAAGTGAAGACGATGACTTTGACTAGCGTGGGCAATACACACCATATGCTCCTACCGTTCAATTATTGGATTTGTCAATCATACCTCCATTATTGACATTTGGACAGAGATAGCTTAAGGTGGGTCCAAAGTTGGGCAGGTTCCCGGAAACTTCAGGCTTCTAGTATGAATGGTTCGTCAGAAATGAGACTGAGCAAGGGCTAGGGCAGTCGGTCCGACGTGACACGACCAATTGTTCAAGGTTTGAAGTGATACTTAACGAACTTACTGAGAAGCTTCCCATCTTGTGTGACCtccatttttttttgaattttcacggGGGGAGCTTCCCCACCTGAATTGTATTCATGTTGCCTATAAGGCTTTGCAGCCTATCACAAGATAGATTCAAATGAACCGAAAATACAGGGGGATATGTAAGgagaagaaataaagaaaaatgacACACACAACAACACACATAACAGGGGAGAAGAGAGAGGGAAAGCACAACACTACACCACAAGAGCACCGCCAGTGTAAACAAAACGACATTGGCCAGCCAAGACCAAACCAGGACACTACACCATCGATGCAATCGAAAGGCGTCGCGCATCCGAGCCTGCACAACGCCGTGACACCACCTGCGTCGTGGGGTGCAATCGAAAGGTCACGTGAGCCGAGACAACGCCACGGCACATGTGTGCCACCGGCACAGTTGAAGGGCATCGCGTGTTCGAGACCGCACAATGTCGCAACACCACTTGTGTCCTAGGGCACAATTGAAAGGTCATGCGAACCGAGACAACACCACAACgcatgcactacaagaaatatgtcaactagtgaccttctgtaaGTGACCCTgtaagaattggtcatagatctatgaccatttcagaccaattggtcaaaagctgttcgggaggttccaaaccctaaaccattgcgaccattttggtcagaaaggtcgtaatttgcTTATACGaaaaggtcataaagcaaacagcgctagtccgctgcc
This genomic window contains:
- the LOC123159697 gene encoding cell number regulator 13 yields the protein MALVGQAAMVAQFAGVDAYGLIKMIADAAQTVRRNRATCLQLARRAKMIGDLLHQLHAAQLMQQPETRNPIEQLEETLRRALLLVRSCQGSGYLYRCFMGARHADELREVQGEITFYLQLFPLVSYVDTTLTWVRLLNKGAAPQPPSCKEAPVVRPYFVPDEWCLLVSYSGSIPWHCIHMVYILLFFLISINHPSAKFILACICRS